In the genome of Bombus affinis isolate iyBomAffi1 chromosome 7, iyBomAffi1.2, whole genome shotgun sequence, one region contains:
- the LOC126918263 gene encoding protein Cep78 homolog — protein MCLSLFLKRRKADLLQNVWEQSSVQSPEENSDKKPQGLHTLILNQNPKIGDTGARQLVYALKSDVWLRSLSLRHCGISKHGAETMICLLQTNSRITKLDLTENRIPINTLQMILRILKRRREMTESITSKKRFRIDMRRDLIKNKIHELIKQRRRSLRNRTERLNKYSTQKHHWKKTHKFGIKLKQSKETEVPKEDRSRSKKLGDLESQLWSLVELNFKLREELSSNKALLDTEAQQRSKMEDELQKVSLRLNDLKSKVVMLDCVSSNACNESRLLKWLKYIFDKLESFSTARQKDINEEILLNPAEPLWSSPLTQQMENSFVNCLQQTNVALFPVENITMRISDDNF, from the exons ATGTGTCTGTCGCTGTTCTTGAAGAGAAGGAAGGCTGATCTGTTGCAGAATGTTTGGGAACAGTCCTCTGTACAATCTCCGGAAGAAAATTCTGACAAGAAG CCCCAGGGATTGCACACGTTGATTCTGAACCAAAATCCAAAAATCGGGGACACTGGCGCGAGGCAGTTAGTTTATGCGTTAAAAAGCGACGTCTGGCTGAGATCGTTGAGTCTGAGGCATTGTGGGATCAGTAAACACGGAGCAGAGACGATGATTTGTCTCTTACAAACCAACAGTAGAATTACGAAGCTAGATCTCACTGAAAATCGCATACCTATTAACACCTTGCAAATGATATTGAGGATATTGAAGAGAAGGCGAGAGATGACTGAAAGTATAACGTCGAAGAAAAGATTTCGTATAGATATGAGACGAGACCtgataaagaataaaattcacGAGCTTATAAAACAACGTAGAAGAAGTTTACGAAATAGAACA GAGAGGCTTAACAAATATTCAACGCAGAAACATCATTGGAAGAAGACCCATAAGTTCGGGATAAAATTGAAACAGTCGAAGGAAACAGAAGTTCCGAAAGAGGATCGAAGTCGAAGCAAGAAACTTGGAGATTTGGAATCGCAGTTATGGAGTCTAGTCGAGTTGAATTTCAAATTGAGGGAGGAACTATCGAGCAATAAAGCGTTGCTGGACACAGAAGCGCAACAAAGATCAAAAATGGAGGATGAGTTGCAAAAAGTGTCGCTTCGGTTAAACGACCTTAAAAGCAAAGTCGTTATGCTAGATTGTGTTTCATCGAATGCTTGTAACGAAAGTCGTTTATTGAAGTGGCTGAAGTACATTTTTGACAAATTGGAATCATTTTCGACAGCCAGGCAAAAGGATATAAACGAGGAAATTCTTTTGAATCCTGCGGAGCCATTATGGTCATCGCCATTGACACAACAAATGGAGAATAGTTTCGTGAATTGCTTGCAACAGACTAACGTAGCTTTGTTCCCCGTTGAAAATATCACGATGCGAATTTCAGACGATAATTTTTGA